A single genomic interval of Celeribacter indicus harbors:
- the hflK gene encoding FtsH protease activity modulator HflK — protein MASNNGGPWGSGGGGNRPSGPGGGDKRGGSGRGGNGRRPGDQPQIPEIDEMLSKGNEYLKVLMGGKGGQNGGGPRGPRGEGPGLSKGTVALGVVIAVGLWAFSSFYTVKPEEQSVELFLGEFYKIGNPGLNFAPWPLVSYEKVLVTGQRTENIGVASGGADSGLMLTTDENIVDIDFQVVWNINDPAKYLFNLAEPRETVQAVSESSMREIIAASELAPILNRDRGLISDTAKSLIQSTLDGLDAGINIVRVNLDKADPPREVIDAFREVQAAEQERDRLERQADAYANTVLARARGSAAQILEEAEGYRAQTINRAQGEASRFSAVLEEYSQAPAVTRKRLYLETIEEVYGDLDKIIIDEGAAGGQGVVPYLPLNELRRSGGTTNGGSN, from the coding sequence ATGGCCAGCAACAATGGCGGTCCCTGGGGGAGCGGGGGCGGTGGCAATCGTCCGTCCGGTCCGGGCGGCGGCGACAAGCGCGGTGGCAGCGGGCGCGGCGGCAACGGCCGGCGCCCCGGCGACCAGCCGCAGATCCCCGAAATCGACGAGATGCTGTCGAAGGGCAATGAATATCTCAAGGTCCTGATGGGCGGCAAGGGCGGCCAGAACGGCGGCGGCCCGCGCGGTCCGCGCGGCGAGGGGCCGGGCCTGTCGAAGGGCACGGTCGCCCTTGGCGTGGTGATCGCCGTCGGCCTCTGGGCGTTTTCCTCCTTCTACACGGTGAAGCCCGAGGAACAGTCCGTGGAGCTTTTCCTCGGCGAATTCTACAAGATCGGCAATCCGGGCCTGAACTTCGCGCCCTGGCCGCTGGTGAGCTATGAAAAGGTGCTGGTGACCGGGCAGCGGACCGAGAATATCGGCGTCGCCTCCGGGGGCGCGGACAGCGGGCTGATGCTCACCACCGACGAGAACATCGTCGACATCGACTTCCAGGTGGTCTGGAACATCAACGACCCGGCGAAATATCTCTTCAACCTCGCGGAGCCGCGCGAGACGGTTCAGGCGGTCTCCGAATCCTCGATGCGGGAGATCATCGCCGCCTCGGAACTCGCGCCGATCCTCAACCGCGACCGCGGGCTGATCTCCGACACGGCCAAGAGCCTGATCCAGAGCACGCTCGACGGCCTCGACGCGGGCATCAACATCGTGCGCGTCAACCTCGACAAGGCCGACCCGCCGCGCGAGGTGATCGACGCCTTCCGCGAGGTCCAGGCGGCCGAACAGGAACGCGACCGGCTCGAACGCCAGGCCGATGCCTATGCCAACACGGTGCTCGCCCGTGCGCGCGGGTCCGCGGCACAGATCCTCGAGGAGGCGGAGGGCTACCGCGCCCAGACGATCAACCGGGCGCAGGGTGAGGCTTCGCGCTTCAGCGCCGTGCTCGAGGAATACAGCCAGGCTCCCGCGGTGACGCGCAAGCGCCTCTATCTGGAGACGATCGAGGAGGTCTATGGCGATCTCGACAAGATCATCATCGACGAGGGCGCCGCAGGCGGGCAGGGCGTCGTGCCCTATCTGCCGCTCAACGAGCTGCGCCGCTCCGGCGGGACGACGAACGGAGGATCGAACTGA
- the gor gene encoding glutathione-disulfide reductase — MDFDYDLFVIGGGSGGVRAARLTAAGGRKVAMAEEFRMGGTCVIRGCVPKKLMVFASQFSGHAEDGKKYGWDIRIGAFDWPAFQQKLQAELSRLEGIYTRNAENAGVEILHQRATVKDPHTVVLADGTEKTAKHILVAVGGKPFLPDTVPGIEHAITSNEIFDIPEMPRRILIVGGGYIACEFACIFNGLGAETTQYYRGAQILRGFDDEARGHIAELISEQGVALHVGTDVERLEKREDGIWVKATDGREAVFDVVLYATGRKPATKGLGLEEAGVKLGRMGEVLVDDYSQTNVPSIFAVGDVTDRIQLTPVAIREAVAFHETVFGGIPTKADHACVPSAIFTQPEYGAVGMTEEQARAERPVEVYSAAFRPMQNAFIEKNHRVMFKLIVCRESRKVLGCHIVAPQAGEMIQLAGVAVKMGATKEDFDATVAVHPTMAEEIVLMKEPTRVHK, encoded by the coding sequence ATGGATTTCGACTATGATCTCTTCGTGATCGGCGGCGGCTCGGGCGGCGTGCGCGCGGCGCGGCTGACGGCGGCGGGCGGCAGGAAGGTCGCGATGGCGGAGGAGTTCCGCATGGGCGGCACCTGCGTCATACGGGGCTGCGTGCCCAAGAAGCTGATGGTCTTCGCCTCGCAGTTCTCGGGCCATGCCGAGGACGGAAAGAAATACGGCTGGGACATCCGCATCGGTGCCTTCGACTGGCCGGCCTTCCAGCAGAAGCTCCAGGCGGAGCTGTCGCGCCTCGAGGGGATCTATACGCGCAACGCGGAAAATGCGGGGGTCGAGATCCTGCACCAGCGCGCGACGGTGAAGGATCCGCATACGGTCGTGCTCGCCGACGGGACGGAGAAGACCGCGAAGCACATCCTCGTCGCGGTGGGCGGCAAGCCCTTCCTGCCCGACACGGTGCCGGGGATCGAACATGCGATCACCTCGAACGAGATCTTCGACATCCCGGAGATGCCCAGGCGCATCCTGATCGTCGGCGGCGGCTATATCGCCTGCGAATTCGCCTGTATCTTCAACGGCCTGGGGGCGGAGACGACGCAATATTACCGCGGCGCGCAGATCCTGCGGGGCTTCGACGACGAGGCGCGCGGGCATATCGCGGAGCTGATCAGCGAGCAGGGGGTCGCGCTCCATGTCGGCACTGATGTCGAACGGCTCGAGAAGCGGGAGGACGGCATCTGGGTGAAGGCGACGGACGGGCGCGAGGCGGTGTTCGACGTGGTGCTCTACGCGACCGGGCGCAAACCCGCGACGAAGGGCCTCGGCCTCGAGGAGGCGGGGGTGAAACTCGGGCGGATGGGCGAGGTGCTGGTGGACGACTATTCCCAGACCAACGTGCCCTCGATCTTCGCCGTGGGCGACGTGACCGACCGGATCCAGCTCACGCCCGTCGCGATCCGGGAGGCCGTGGCCTTCCACGAGACCGTGTTCGGCGGTATCCCGACGAAGGCCGACCATGCCTGTGTGCCCTCTGCCATCTTCACCCAGCCGGAATACGGCGCCGTGGGGATGACGGAGGAACAGGCGCGCGCGGAACGTCCGGTCGAGGTCTATTCCGCGGCCTTCCGCCCGATGCAGAACGCCTTCATCGAAAAGAACCACCGGGTGATGTTCAAGCTCATCGTCTGCCGGGAGAGCCGCAAGGTGCTGGGTTGTCATATCGTCGCACCCCAGGCGGGAGAGATGATCCAGCTCGCCGGGGTCGCGGTGAAGATGGGCGCGACCAAGGAGGATTTCGACGCCACCGTGGCCGTGCATCCGACCATGGCCGAAGAGATCGTCCTGATGAAGGAGCCGACGCGCGTGCACAAGTGA
- the rpiA gene encoding ribose-5-phosphate isomerase RpiA gives MSDTLSPIDTAKFVAARKAVEFVEDGMKLGLGTGSTAAWMVRCLGEMVREGGLKVLGVPTSGRTAELARQQGIEVVSLDEAKWLDLTIDGADEFDAELNLIKGGGGALLQEKIVATASDQMIVITDVSKQVETLGAFPLPVEVIPFGWQTTKALVEETLVSMDVLGQHSTLRMNGEVPFVTDEGNHIIDLHLQRIGNARQLALVLNQIPGVVENGLFIDICDKVIIGHGDGRVSTRDVVSGEETEERVDFAESDNIFSDLD, from the coding sequence ATGTCCGACACTCTTTCGCCGATCGACACCGCGAAATTCGTCGCCGCCCGGAAGGCGGTGGAATTCGTCGAGGACGGGATGAAGCTCGGGCTCGGCACGGGGTCCACCGCCGCCTGGATGGTGCGTTGCCTCGGCGAGATGGTGCGCGAGGGCGGGCTGAAGGTGCTCGGCGTCCCGACCTCGGGCCGCACCGCGGAACTGGCGCGCCAGCAGGGGATCGAGGTGGTTTCGCTCGATGAGGCGAAATGGCTCGACCTCACCATCGACGGGGCGGATGAATTCGATGCCGAACTCAACCTCATCAAGGGCGGCGGCGGCGCGCTGTTGCAGGAAAAGATCGTCGCGACCGCCTCCGACCAGATGATCGTGATCACCGACGTGTCCAAGCAGGTCGAGACCCTGGGGGCCTTCCCGCTGCCGGTCGAGGTGATCCCCTTCGGCTGGCAGACGACGAAGGCGCTCGTCGAGGAGACGCTCGTGTCCATGGACGTCCTCGGGCAGCATTCGACGCTCCGGATGAACGGAGAGGTGCCTTTCGTCACCGACGAGGGCAACCACATCATCGACCTGCATCTCCAGCGGATCGGCAATGCGCGCCAGCTCGCGCTGGTGCTCAACCAGATCCCCGGCGTGGTGGAGAACGGGCTGTTCATCGACATCTGCGACAAGGTCATCATCGGCCATGGCGACGGGCGGGTGAGCACGCGGGACGTCGTCTCCGGCGAGGAGACCGAGGAGCGCGTGGACTTCGCGGAAAGCGACAACATCTTCTCCGATCTCGACTGA
- a CDS encoding YbaN family protein: protein MTRQEPGGIAQMNGQTRKYAHFILGWLCIALGMVGVVLPVMPTTVFVILAAFFFAKGSPRLRAKLLNHPYFGPQIRNWEETGAIPRNIKVLSITMMLTSFVPTLLLRISWPWLALQATLIVLGALYIVTRPDS from the coding sequence ATGACGCGACAGGAACCGGGCGGGATCGCACAGATGAACGGACAGACCAGGAAATATGCCCATTTCATCCTCGGGTGGCTCTGCATCGCGCTCGGCATGGTGGGCGTGGTGCTGCCGGTGATGCCGACGACGGTCTTCGTCATCCTCGCGGCCTTCTTCTTTGCCAAAGGCTCGCCCCGACTGCGCGCGAAGCTTCTGAACCATCCCTATTTCGGACCGCAGATCCGCAACTGGGAGGAAACCGGGGCGATCCCGCGCAACATCAAGGTGCTGTCGATCACGATGATGCTCACGAGCTTCGTGCCGACGCTCCTGCTGCGCATCTCCTGGCCCTGGCTGGCGCTTCAGGCCACGCTCATCGTCCTCGGCGCGCTCTACATCGTGACCCGGCCCGACTCCTGA
- a CDS encoding thiamine diphosphokinase, translating to MADPVLETEENVTLLGGGAVSRATFLEVLEHAPKLAAADGAAERALDEGVIPDAVIGDFDSLSAAGQARLRPDSLFHVPEQDSTDFEKCLARIRAPMVFGVGFTGERIDHELSVYHVLARYPDRNCVIVGERDVVVHAPPELALGIAPGTRVSLFPMAEVTGRSEGLRWPISGIGFAPWRRIGTSNEASAAEIRLRFDGPGMLLILPRSELWTLAAALARHG from the coding sequence ATGGCTGATCCTGTTCTGGAAACAGAGGAAAACGTTACCCTGCTTGGCGGAGGCGCGGTCAGCCGGGCCACGTTTCTCGAGGTTCTGGAGCACGCGCCGAAGCTCGCGGCCGCGGACGGGGCGGCGGAGCGCGCGCTCGACGAGGGGGTGATTCCCGACGCGGTGATCGGCGATTTCGACAGCCTGTCGGCGGCGGGACAGGCGCGGCTGCGCCCGGACAGCCTGTTCCACGTTCCCGAGCAGGACAGCACGGATTTCGAGAAATGCCTCGCACGGATCCGCGCGCCGATGGTGTTCGGCGTGGGCTTCACCGGCGAACGGATCGACCACGAGCTTTCCGTTTACCATGTGCTCGCGCGCTATCCGGACCGCAATTGCGTCATCGTCGGGGAACGGGACGTGGTGGTGCATGCGCCGCCGGAGCTCGCCCTGGGGATCGCGCCGGGAACGCGCGTGTCGCTCTTTCCCATGGCGGAGGTCACCGGACGGTCCGAGGGGCTGCGCTGGCCGATCTCGGGCATCGGCTTCGCGCCCTGGCGGCGCATCGGGACCTCGAACGAGGCGAGTGCAGCGGAGATCCGGCTCCGGTTCGACGGGCCCGGCATGCTGCTGATCCTGCCGCGCTCCGAACTCTGGACCCTTGCCGCGGCGCTGGCGCGTCACGGCTGA
- a CDS encoding DUF2842 domain-containing protein, producing the protein MALSYKARRRLALMILVLGLPGYIVVAVTVLSFFERPSIWVELAVYIGLGVLWTFPLKAVFKGIGQADPEARDDDRPE; encoded by the coding sequence ATGGCCCTGAGCTACAAGGCCCGCCGGCGTCTGGCGCTCATGATCCTCGTTCTGGGGCTGCCCGGCTATATCGTCGTGGCAGTCACCGTCCTGAGCTTTTTCGAACGCCCGTCGATCTGGGTGGAACTCGCGGTCTATATCGGCCTCGGCGTGCTCTGGACCTTCCCGCTGAAGGCCGTCTTCAAGGGCATCGGACAAGCCGATCCCGAGGCGCGGGACGACGACCGCCCCGAATGA
- a CDS encoding adenylosuccinate synthase → MANVVVVGAQWGDEGKGKIVDWLSERADVIARFQGGHNAGHTLVIDGKVYKLNALPSGVVRGGKLSVIGNGVVLDPWHLVDEIRKIREQGVEITPETLMIAENTPLILPIHGELDRAREEAASKGTKIGTTGRGIGPAYEDKVGRRAVRVADLADEATLIARVDRALQHHDPLRRGLGIEPVDRERLINDLREIAAEILPYAAPVWKILGEQRKAGKRILFEGAQGALLDIDFGTYPFVTSSNVIAGQAATGVGIGPTAINYVLGIVKAYTTRVGEGPFPTELHDADGQRLGERGHEFGTVTGRKRRCGWFDAALVRQTCATSGVTGIALTKLDVLDGFDTLKICVGYELDGETLDYLPTAAEAQARCTPVYEELPGWSASTEGARSWADLPANAVKYVRRVEELIGCPVSMLSTSPEREDTILVTDPFAD, encoded by the coding sequence ATGGCTAACGTCGTCGTTGTCGGCGCCCAGTGGGGTGACGAGGGGAAAGGCAAGATCGTGGACTGGCTGTCCGAACGCGCGGACGTGATCGCGCGGTTTCAGGGCGGGCACAATGCGGGCCACACGCTTGTCATCGACGGCAAGGTCTACAAGCTGAACGCGCTGCCCTCGGGCGTGGTGCGCGGCGGCAAGCTGTCGGTCATCGGCAACGGCGTCGTGCTCGATCCCTGGCATCTCGTGGACGAGATCCGCAAGATCCGCGAGCAGGGGGTGGAGATCACGCCGGAGACGCTGATGATCGCGGAGAACACGCCGCTGATCCTGCCGATCCACGGCGAACTCGACCGGGCGCGCGAGGAGGCGGCCTCGAAGGGCACGAAGATCGGCACCACCGGGCGCGGCATCGGGCCGGCCTATGAGGACAAGGTCGGCCGCCGGGCGGTGCGCGTCGCCGACCTGGCCGACGAGGCGACGCTGATCGCGCGCGTCGACCGCGCGCTCCAGCACCACGACCCGCTGCGCCGGGGCCTCGGCATCGAGCCGGTGGACCGCGAACGGCTGATCAACGATCTCCGCGAGATCGCGGCGGAGATCCTGCCCTATGCCGCCCCGGTCTGGAAGATCCTGGGCGAGCAGCGCAAGGCGGGCAAGCGCATCCTGTTCGAGGGGGCGCAGGGCGCGCTTCTCGACATCGATTTCGGCACCTATCCCTTCGTCACCTCCTCGAATGTCATCGCGGGGCAGGCGGCGACAGGCGTCGGCATCGGCCCGACCGCGATCAACTACGTGCTGGGCATCGTGAAGGCCTATACCACCCGCGTGGGCGAGGGCCCCTTTCCGACCGAGCTCCACGACGCGGACGGGCAGCGGCTCGGCGAGCGGGGGCACGAATTCGGCACGGTGACGGGGCGCAAGCGGCGCTGCGGCTGGTTCGATGCGGCCCTCGTGCGGCAGACCTGCGCCACCTCCGGCGTGACCGGGATCGCGCTCACCAAGCTCGACGTGCTCGACGGATTCGACACGCTGAAGATCTGCGTGGGCTACGAGCTCGACGGCGAAACGCTTGACTATCTCCCGACCGCCGCCGAGGCGCAGGCGCGCTGCACGCCGGTCTACGAGGAACTGCCGGGCTGGTCCGCCTCGACCGAGGGCGCGCGCAGCTGGGCCGATCTTCCGGCCAACGCGGTGAAATACGTGCGCCGGGTCGAGGAGCTGATCGGCTGCCCGGTCTCCATGCTGTCGACCTCGCCGGAACGCGAGGACACGATCCTCGTCACCGATCCCTTCGCGGACTGA
- a CDS encoding bifunctional transcriptional activator/DNA repair enzyme AdaA, producing MTLFALPDPDTLYDAMRARDASYEGRAWVGVTSTGIFCRLTCAARKPKRENCRWFDSLGACLEAGFRPCKHCRPLDPAMAAEPVIGTLLDALAARPDHVWREADLIAMGLDRGTVRRAFKRHFGMSFLDLARLDRLRRGFETLGEGGTVLEAGLDAGFSSPSAFRARVGRLLGLAPSDFAQEPRLTVDWIDTPLGPMIAVADDRALHLLEFMDRKALPTELKALAKGAKGMLGFGHTQIHDLLARELGAYFDGTGAAFTVPLCYHGSGFSHRVWDALRRIPAGETRSYGELAREIGQPSATRAVARANGANQIAILVPCHRVIGADGTLTGYGGGLWRKQRLIETEAGYARAARSERLPQP from the coding sequence ATGACCCTCTTCGCCCTGCCCGATCCCGATACGCTCTATGACGCCATGCGCGCGCGCGACGCCTCCTATGAGGGCCGCGCCTGGGTCGGCGTCACCTCGACCGGCATCTTCTGCCGCCTCACCTGCGCGGCGCGCAAGCCGAAGCGGGAGAATTGCCGCTGGTTCGACAGTCTCGGTGCCTGTCTCGAGGCCGGCTTCCGCCCCTGCAAGCACTGCCGGCCGCTCGACCCCGCGATGGCGGCCGAGCCGGTGATCGGCACGCTTCTGGACGCCCTCGCCGCGCGGCCCGACCATGTCTGGCGCGAGGCGGACCTGATCGCGATGGGCCTTGACCGCGGCACCGTCCGGCGCGCCTTCAAGCGGCATTTCGGAATGAGCTTTCTCGACCTGGCGCGGCTCGACCGGCTCCGGCGCGGGTTCGAGACGCTGGGCGAGGGCGGCACGGTGCTCGAGGCGGGGCTCGACGCGGGGTTCTCCTCCCCCTCGGCCTTTCGCGCCCGTGTCGGGCGGCTCCTCGGCCTTGCCCCCTCGGACTTCGCGCAGGAGCCGCGCCTCACTGTCGACTGGATCGACACCCCGCTCGGCCCGATGATCGCGGTGGCGGACGACCGGGCGCTGCACCTGCTGGAATTCATGGACCGCAAGGCGCTTCCCACCGAGCTCAAGGCGCTGGCGAAGGGCGCGAAGGGGATGCTGGGATTCGGACACACGCAGATCCACGACCTGCTCGCCCGCGAACTCGGGGCCTATTTCGACGGGACGGGCGCGGCATTCACGGTACCGCTCTGCTATCACGGCAGCGGGTTTTCGCACCGTGTCTGGGACGCGCTGCGGCGCATTCCCGCGGGAGAGACGCGCTCCTACGGCGAACTTGCGCGGGAGATCGGCCAGCCGTCCGCGACGCGGGCGGTGGCGCGCGCCAACGGCGCGAACCAGATCGCCATCCTCGTCCCCTGCCACCGCGTGATCGGTGCCGACGGAACACTCACTGGCTATGGCGGCGGTCTCTGGCGCAAGCAGCGGCTGATCGAAACCGAGGCCGGTTACGCCCGTGCCGCCAGATCCGAAAGACTGCCCCAGCCATAG
- a CDS encoding GNAT family N-acetyltransferase, with protein MTACFALRPARRRDALPIAEVQVAAWRSAYRDFLSDALIDRMSVSDREKAWARILDGFAESGRGACFVAECEGRVTGFLSVGDQRDEDLRAAFPGEITALYVAPPDQRLGIGSALMAAGARELRAQGHEAAALWVLSENAGARGFYEALGGEKAAERIDNRPEGGMNELAYGWGSLSDLAARA; from the coding sequence ATGACCGCATGCTTCGCCCTCCGCCCCGCCCGCCGCCGTGACGCCCTTCCCATCGCGGAGGTCCAGGTCGCCGCCTGGCGCAGCGCCTATCGTGACTTCCTTTCCGATGCGCTGATCGACCGCATGTCGGTCTCCGACCGGGAAAAGGCCTGGGCGAGGATCCTCGACGGCTTTGCCGAAAGCGGGCGCGGGGCCTGTTTCGTGGCCGAATGCGAGGGGCGTGTTACGGGCTTCCTCTCCGTCGGGGACCAGCGCGACGAGGATCTGCGCGCCGCCTTTCCGGGAGAGATCACCGCGCTCTATGTCGCGCCCCCGGATCAGCGGCTGGGCATCGGCAGCGCGCTGATGGCCGCCGGCGCGCGGGAGCTGCGCGCGCAGGGGCACGAGGCCGCCGCGCTCTGGGTCCTGTCGGAAAACGCGGGCGCGCGGGGATTTTACGAGGCGCTGGGCGGGGAGAAGGCGGCCGAGCGCATCGACAACCGTCCCGAAGGCGGCATGAACGAGCTCGCCTATGGCTGGGGCAGTCTTTCGGATCTGGCGGCACGGGCGTAA
- the secG gene encoding preprotein translocase subunit SecG — MENVILVIHLILALCLIGIVLLQRSEGGGLGMGGGGDVMTGRAAATALGKLTWIFAIGFIATSLTLTVLARQEAANSSVVDGITLEDDSAPAQEDTPSLPSGSDLLPPASTDAPATPPRAD, encoded by the coding sequence ATGGAAAATGTCATCCTCGTCATTCACCTGATCCTCGCGCTGTGTCTGATCGGCATCGTGCTCTTGCAGCGCTCGGAAGGTGGCGGCCTCGGCATGGGCGGCGGCGGCGACGTGATGACCGGCCGCGCGGCCGCGACGGCACTCGGCAAGCTCACCTGGATCTTCGCGATCGGCTTCATCGCGACCTCGCTCACGCTGACGGTCCTGGCGCGCCAGGAGGCGGCGAATTCCTCCGTGGTCGACGGGATCACGCTCGAGGACGACAGCGCCCCCGCGCAGGAAGACACGCCCTCCCTGCCCTCGGGATCCGATCTTCTGCCGCCCGCCTCCACGGATGCCCCGGCGACTCCGCCCCGCGCGGACTGA
- a CDS encoding CTP synthase, whose amino-acid sequence MARYVFITGGVVSSLGKGLASAALGALLQARGYSVRLRKLDPYLNVDPGTMSPFEHGEVFVTDDGAETDLDLGHYERFTGVSARMTDSISSGRIYMNVLEKERRGDYLGKTIQVIPHVTNEIKDFIEIGDEEVDFMLCEIGGTVGDIEGLPFFEAIRQFAQDRPRGQCIFMHLTLLPYIAASGELKTKPTQHSVKELRTIGLQPNVLVCRSEHPIPEKEREKIALFCNVRKEDVIAAPDLKSIYEAPLAYHREGLDQAVLDAFNIAPAPKPDLSTWHDVADRVFNPEGEVRVAIVGKYVQLEDAYKSIAEALTHGGMANRVKVKVDWVDAEIFEREDPAPHLENFHAILVPGGFGERGTEGKIKAAQYAREHKIPYLGICLGMQMAVIEAARNLAGIDTAGSEEFDHEAGKKRFEPVVYHLKEWVQGNHTVRRKSTDDKGGTMRLGAYTAVLKDGSKVADVYGTTEIEERHRHRYEVDIKYREKLESCGLVFSGMSPDGRLPEIVEVKDHPWYIGVQFHPELKSKPFAPAPLFRDFVRAAKENSRLV is encoded by the coding sequence ATGGCACGTTACGTTTTCATCACCGGCGGTGTGGTTTCTTCGCTCGGGAAGGGGCTCGCATCGGCGGCCCTCGGCGCTTTGCTTCAGGCCCGCGGCTATTCCGTGCGCCTGCGCAAGCTCGACCCCTATCTGAACGTCGACCCCGGCACGATGAGCCCGTTCGAACATGGCGAGGTCTTCGTGACCGATGACGGGGCGGAGACAGATCTCGACCTCGGCCATTACGAACGCTTCACCGGCGTGTCCGCGCGGATGACCGACTCGATCTCCTCGGGACGGATCTACATGAACGTGCTGGAGAAGGAGCGCCGCGGCGACTATCTCGGCAAGACGATCCAGGTCATTCCCCACGTCACCAACGAGATCAAGGATTTCATCGAGATCGGCGACGAGGAGGTCGATTTCATGCTCTGCGAGATCGGCGGCACGGTCGGCGATATCGAGGGCCTGCCCTTCTTCGAGGCGATCCGGCAATTCGCGCAGGACCGCCCCCGCGGCCAGTGCATCTTCATGCACCTGACGCTCTTGCCCTATATCGCCGCCTCCGGCGAACTGAAGACGAAACCGACACAGCACTCGGTGAAGGAGCTGCGCACCATCGGCTTGCAGCCGAACGTGCTCGTCTGCCGCTCCGAACATCCGATCCCGGAGAAGGAACGCGAGAAGATCGCGCTGTTCTGCAACGTCCGCAAGGAAGACGTGATCGCCGCACCGGATCTGAAGTCGATCTACGAGGCGCCGCTGGCCTACCACCGCGAAGGTCTCGATCAGGCCGTGCTCGACGCCTTCAACATCGCGCCCGCGCCGAAGCCGGACCTGTCGACCTGGCACGACGTGGCCGATCGCGTCTTCAATCCCGAGGGCGAGGTGCGCGTGGCCATCGTGGGCAAATACGTCCAGCTCGAGGACGCCTACAAATCCATCGCGGAGGCGCTCACCCATGGCGGCATGGCCAACCGGGTGAAGGTCAAGGTCGACTGGGTCGATGCGGAGATCTTCGAACGCGAGGATCCCGCGCCGCATCTCGAGAATTTCCACGCCATCCTCGTGCCCGGCGGCTTCGGCGAGCGCGGCACGGAAGGCAAGATCAAGGCGGCGCAATATGCCCGCGAGCACAAGATCCCCTATCTCGGCATCTGCCTCGGCATGCAGATGGCGGTGATCGAGGCGGCGCGCAATCTTGCGGGCATCGACACCGCCGGCTCCGAGGAATTCGACCACGAGGCCGGGAAGAAACGGTTCGAGCCGGTGGTCTACCACCTCAAGGAATGGGTGCAGGGCAACCACACCGTGCGCCGCAAGTCGACCGACGACAAGGGCGGCACCATGCGGCTCGGCGCCTATACCGCGGTACTGAAAGACGGCTCGAAGGTCGCGGATGTCTACGGGACGACCGAGATCGAGGAACGCCACCGCCACCGCTACGAGGTGGACATCAAATATCGCGAAAAGCTCGAAAGCTGCGGGCTCGTCTTCTCCGGCATGTCGCCGGACGGGCGTCTGCCGGAGATCGTCGAGGTGAAGGACCACCCGTGGTATATCGGCGTGCAGTTCCACCCGGAACTGAAATCGAAACCCTTCGCCCCCGCGCCGCTGTTCCGCGATTTCGTGCGCGCGGCGAAAGAGAATTCGCGGCTGGTGTGA
- the rpiB gene encoding ribose 5-phosphate isomerase B: MTETRRIVLSSDHAAIDLRQAIAAHVASLGWEAVDIGPTTPESTHYPAHGAAAARRVASGDCRLGIVLCGTGQGIMMAANKVEGIRCGVCSDTFSARMIRQHNDANMLALGARVIGEGLAFEIVEAFLSADFEGGRHGTRVDMIRALED, translated from the coding sequence ATGACCGAGACCCGACGCATCGTCCTGTCGAGCGACCATGCCGCCATCGACCTGCGGCAGGCCATCGCCGCCCATGTCGCCTCTCTCGGCTGGGAGGCGGTCGACATCGGACCGACGACACCGGAGAGCACCCATTATCCCGCCCATGGCGCCGCCGCGGCCCGGCGCGTCGCCTCGGGCGATTGCCGCCTCGGCATCGTCCTGTGCGGCACCGGCCAGGGCATCATGATGGCGGCGAACAAGGTGGAGGGGATTCGCTGCGGCGTCTGTTCCGACACGTTCTCCGCGCGCATGATCCGCCAGCACAACGATGCCAACATGCTCGCCCTCGGTGCGCGCGTGATCGGCGAGGGGCTGGCATTCGAGATCGTCGAGGCCTTCCTCTCCGCGGACTTCGAGGGCGGGCGCCACGGGACGCGCGTCGACATGATCCGGGCCCTGGAAGACTAG